The genomic stretch AAATTGCTTGTTTGCAGTTGGTTATCACAACGGTGGCCTTTCCATGAAGGATCGTAACCTCATTGAAAGTCTTTTTCTTAAGGGCGATGTTCAAGTTTTGTGCACAACAAATACCCTTGCTCATGGAATCAACCTACCAGCACATACAGTAGTCATAAAATCAACACAGCACTTGTACGTTAAAGTTCCATTTCTTCCAACCAATGTATTGAAGCTTGAGAGGATCTCTTCTCTTTATTCATGAACATGTGCTTTCTGTCcagcaacaaagaaaaaggtcTCTACATGGAATATGACCGGTCTACAATACTACAGGTTTGTCAAGGTTCTATTTGAAATAAATGACCACAAAATAATATCTTGTTCTATCAATTCCAATTTGAGTttaaaattatgttaattgtACCCCCCCTGCAGATGTGTGGGAGAGCTGGCCGACCACCATTTGATGATACAGGAATGGTTGTAATCATGACAAGAAAAGACACGGTAGTTCGATgcctttcctcttccttctctcttgtgcattggtggtggtgttgaactatttttcttttttcatttttactttattttttagcAATTAAACTAATTCTGTATGATCTCAGAAGTCATATTTTTGGAATATATTAATTATGTTCTTGATCTCAGGTTCACTTGTACGAAAATCTATTGAATGGATGCGAGATGGTGGAATCACAGTATGTACATAGTTTTTTTAATTCCTGAACGAATTTAGTGAGCTAGGCATTTGAGGGTATATTGTTAAATATTGCATGACTTCTGATGAGGTTGTATTGTCTCGTTCATTAGATTGCTTTCATGTTTGACGGAGCATTTAACCGCTGAGATAGTCCAATTGACTGTCTCTGATATTCCAAGGGCAATTGAATGGATGAAGTGCTCTTTCTTGTACGTGAGAATGAAGAAGGCATGTAATCACATCACCTATTTAAAAGATATCTTCATATATTTCTTTCTGATATAAACTAATTTCAGAAATGTTTAATGCATATCAGAACCCTGTGCACTATTCAGTTAGAAAAGTGATTTCTAAAGACCGTATAGAAAAGCATATGCAAGGTACTGAAACTGTTTACTTGTAGAATTATCGCTGGATCCCCTTCGCCCTTATATgtatccttctctctctttctctctcactcgTTTGATTATCACTGTTATTTTCTATCAGAGGTCTGTCTGAAGAAAGTTAACGAGTTGTCACAGCATCAGATGATATGGACGGATAAAGATGGTTTTCTTTTGAAACCACTAGGTATCAATACCATTAACCCATGAAGTGGTACCTTTCAGAATTCGCTGATGACTTACTAATTTCTAACATTATTTTTCTGCTTTTATTCCGTCAGAACCTGGGAAGCTGATGACAAAATACTACTTGAAATTTGACACAATGAAACACATTATGAAGACACCTGTAAACTGCAGTTTGGAAGATGCTCTTCATGTTATATGTCGAGCTGAGGAAATTTCATGTAATGTATTGTGTATAGTTGTTACGTTTTCACTGGTTTTTGAAAAGTGAAATGAAGGAATTATATGTATCTATCTGCTGCTGTATGAAGGGATACAGCTCAGACGCAGTGAGAAGAAGCTTTTAAATGACATAAATGCTGATAAAGATAGCCGACTTCGCTTTCATGTCCTTGGTGACAAAGGGAAGCGACAAAAGCGTATTCAGACCAGAGAAGAAAAAACATTTGTTCTGGCTAATGACTGCTTGACGGGTGATCCTTCGGTTCATGATCTATCCCTTACCCAGGTTTCATTCTTCATATTCTTTAATGTGTCCCTCATAATCTTGATCCCCTTTGCATTTGATTATGTTCAGAGCTACGTTGCTGAAACCAAATTGGTTTCTTTGCCACAGGATATGAACTCTATATGCTCAAATGGCTGTAGAATTGCAAGGTGTAtgaaagaattttttatttaccaaAAGAACTACAAGGGAGCCTTGAACTCGATGCTTCTGGCAAAGTCGTTATATCAAAAACTCTGGGATGACAGCCCATACCTGCTGAAACAATTACCCGGGATTGGAATGGTGACCACAAAGGTGTTCAACTTCATCTGTTTCGGGAAAAGGACATGTTTCTGTATTCTTGAGTCACTCGAATACTGACTCTTTGCAACTTTTCTTCCTTCAGGCACTACATTCAATGGGAGTCAGATCGTTCGACACGCTGGCTGAGGCTGATCCCAGGAGAATAGAGATAGTCACTGGTCGAAAATACCCATTTGGAAACCATTTGAAAGAGTCTCTACATTCACTACCTCCAAAAGTTGAGATGAAGGTCGAAGAAAATGAGTGTCAGAGGCAAGGGAAACTGAAGCTTGTGGTAACATTGACTAGGCTATCAGCGACACTCCAACCAACCAAACGACATTATGCTGATATGGTATGAAGAATGATTTCTCAATTGCTGTTTCAGTTTTAACGTTATACAAATCAAATTCTAACGTTGTATTTGCCACAGATTATTGGTTCAGAAGAAGATAACCTGATTGTCTTTCATGAGAAAATAAGGTGATCTTAAGTTCCTAACTTTGTTGCTTCCTTTTAATCATCGGAATTGTTCTTTCTGCCAAGTAGATGTTTAATATATCTAACATTCAGCTTTTCTTTTGTCGGTCGTGGTGGTTTGGTATATATCCTGTTTCCACTCTATTACTTCTGGCTGCAGAGTGGAGGAATTCTCCAGGTATGCAGGCTTAAACCTTAAATTTCTTCTCTCTTTGAAAACACGGTGGCATGTTGAGCATACCTGTTTAGAAACTTCCTTAAGCATATCAGCAGTTTCAGATTCATGATTATTACCTTGTTTAGGCTGAGTTAGGTTGTTTTCGTTGCAGCCCCTACAGCACAACAATTCTTCTGTCAAATCCCCAACAAGGAAAGCTCACTGTAAAGGCTGATCTTGTTTTTGAAGAATACAGTAAAGCCCCTCCTTGCCCTCTCATGATATTTCTAGTTTCTTCCACTTTACAATAGCCTTGTATAAAATTTCTCTGGTTATTAATTTAATGATATCTGATTTGTTGTTTTGTTCATGCAGTCGGCATTGATCTCTCCCAGAAACTTGTATTAATGAAGGAAAGCAATAAAAAGCGGGGAAAGAAGCCGCCTTCTTGTCCTCCACCTAAGGAAGTATGTGTCATAGAGGATGATGCTGAAACTATAAGTCAGGCTCCAACGAAAGAGCATCCCAAATCGACCAAATCCAAAAGGGTAGATGGTTCCATGTGAGTCTTTCTTCACCGGTACTTGTATTTCGTTTCTGATTATTAAAACTGCTTTTCGGGGTCTGAAATCTGGCGTGGTTTAACATTTTACTTGAATTATTTGGATTATATAACAGGCCGAGTTTCAACCTCCTGGATGATGAGTTTGAAGAAGGTAGATTTTAATTGATAATTGACAATACTAAACATCTGAGAGTTTTTAAATCCTTCCCTCCTAATCACCAACAAATTTCACCTCGAATTTTTGAAGACGAGGTTGCTGCCAACATTCGAGAAGATGAGGTCGCTGCCAAAGCTGAAGAGGAGGAATGCAAAATCATCACACACCAAACGGTATTTGATCACATACGTGAAAAGGCAAAGAACTTCCCCGTCTTGGTGGCATCAAATGGTGCGCATTCTGCATCCACAGAACCCTTGGTTTTGACAAGAAAACGTGCTCGTGAGAAGCAGCTTGAACCCCATAGAGAATTCGAGGTTCTGGAAGAGTTAGAATGGAATAAAATTCCAAGGCGGCCTGCGGTGAATCCATCTTCAGAACCCAAAGAGGCAGAACAAAATCAACATAACATGAACAATCTCCCTACCCCCAGAAGCTCAGCTACCATGAACCCGATGGATGACAGAGGTAGGATCGTTACCCAAACACACGCAGAAACACATACTAATCACTCTTTAGTCCTTATATATGTAATGTGGAGCTGTTAATCATTACATTCTACTTTGTATGTAGAAGCTGGTCTTCCTCTTGAACCCGTAGATGGAACTTTCAAAACTTCAAGAGAAGAAACAATATTTGAGCACATTCGAACAAAAGCCAAGAATTTTCCGGTGATCAATAAATCGAAGGTGGTGGATTCTGGTTATTCAACCATGAAAGAACATCTTTCCAAGAGTCGCCTTGAATTGAGTATGGATACGACTGGCACGCTGAAAGGAACAACAGAGTCAAACAAAGTTCTGAGAGACACTGCATTCGTCTCAGATTCGGGAGCCAGAAAAGCATCAATTGTGTCTCCTAGAGGTTTAGGCGACGGTGCTGCAAAAATGCTGTCTTTTGATATCTCCATGTTGAAGAATACGAAGAAATCACCGGAACCAGGCAGTGCTGGCAAGAGGAAACATGAGCTTTCTCCGCTTGTACCACAAAGGCAGTGGTGCTCGTTGACATCTGCTGGCAAACCCAGGGAAGCAGACACATTTCTTGGATTTGAGAGTATCTTTTCGTTCCTCTGATGTTTCTTCCGATGCACGAAACTGCGAGTATCGAGTCACAGCCTTGATTTCTGATAGCTTTTAGAGCCTAATGATTGCAAATTTCCATTTAAGAGATGTACCAGTTTTTGCCTTGCTGGAAATAGTTGGTGTGGCGTACCAAACAAGACGTGAACGCACGAAATAAGCATGATGTGCTAGCCAAGTTAGTTATGCCCAAGTccgtgtatttttttttatctttttcttttttaagaaaGGGTTACTATGTTAAAAGTGATGATTTTAGTGTGAATTCTATCAGGGTTGATTGCGGCTTATAATGCCCCACTAGACAAACAACACTTCGTTTGGCCACCTTTGGTTAACCCTAGATTAAAACTAAACCCTACCCCCTATGGTCACAGTCTATAAATGACCCTTACCATCAATACTTCGTGCGAGCAACAATGGTTGACCCGTCCACCAAGCCTGCATTGTTTTGGATGCGCATGGGCTCACCTTGTTTAGCGTGCTCCGCTCCCACCACATTTTTTGTGTGCCGAGCTTGCCTCATTTTGCATGTGTCAGTTCACCCACGTTTTTCGTGGGCTAGCCCACCACATTTGCGTGGTGCATTTACAATATGTTGAGCCTACCTCAGTTTTGCACGATTCGTGCGCCCAAGTGCTCTTCATTTTCTGTGAGCAGAACCTGCCTCGTTTTGCGTGCATAGAGTGGGCCTTAGTTTACGCGACTGATCCCACCTCATTTTCAGTGCGCTGAACACATTGTTTTGCATGCCGAAAGCTTGCTCCTTTTTATGTGAGGGGAGCCCGCCTCGTTTTGTGTGCATGGGACTTGCCTCGTTTTCTGTGAGCCCGAGTTGTCTTGTTTTGCGCTCGTTAAGTCCGCCTAACACCCacattttttggtaaaatatttTTGTGGAATATTTTGTGTGAGCATTAAGCaaaaactttataaggcatttgaaaGCATTTTTACGAATCATTAAGCAATAAATGtgtatttagtagaatatttaagccaaaaattaataaaataagtgaaaaatatagtagtaaggtccaaacattgttaaaataggGTTTCATCTCAAGAATATTAATGAAagtcttattttaattttcaaaacttcatggTGAGGCGAAAGtgaataaatagattgaacgataatttatgtacaaatttgcaaaactaactaaaaatcgtgagtgttaacccacgtttttgtgaaaaatgcaaattttttattttcttgtaat from Pyrus communis chromosome 7, drPyrComm1.1, whole genome shotgun sequence encodes the following:
- the LOC137740204 gene encoding DExH-box ATP-dependent RNA helicase DExH17, with product MDLYTLKSMSDLPAPFRSSFNFRYFNSLQSECFPVCFHSDTNMVVSAPTGSGKTVIFELCILRLLSRFLSEDGRLGRTNGTLKTIYIAPSKALVQEKVRDWNQKFGSWGITCLELTGDNESYNVRNIQEADIILTTPEKFDAVTRYRAKDGGMSFFSDIALLLIDEVHLLNDPRGAVLEAIVSRIKMLAQNPELKSSSLAHVRFLAVSATIPNIEDLAEWLKVPVQGIKRFGEEMRPVKLTTKVFGYTPAKNDFLFEKRLQNYIFDVLMQYSRGKSALVFCSTRKGAQEAAQRLTQTVTAFGHSNPFIKSKEQQERLREASFSCGDKQMQSYIPYGVGYHNGGLSMKDRNLIESLFLKGDVQVLCTTNTLAHGINLPAHTVVIKSTQHFNKEKGLYMEYDRSTILQMCGRAGRPPFDDTGMVVIMTRKDTVHLYENLLNGCEMVESQLLSCLTEHLTAEIVQLTVSDIPRAIEWMKCSFLYVRMKKNPVHYSVRKVISKDRIEKHMQEVCLKKVNELSQHQMIWTDKDGFLLKPLEPGKLMTKYYLKFDTMKHIMKTPVNCSLEDALHVICRAEEISWIQLRRSEKKLLNDINADKDSRLRFHVLGDKGKRQKRIQTREEKTFVLANDCLTGDPSVHDLSLTQDMNSICSNGCRIARCMKEFFIYQKNYKGALNSMLLAKSLYQKLWDDSPYLLKQLPGIGMVTTKALHSMGVRSFDTLAEADPRRIEIVTGRKYPFGNHLKESLHSLPPKVEMKVEENECQRQGKLKLVVTLTRLSATLQPTKRHYADMIIGSEEDNLIVFHEKIRVEEFSSPYSTTILLSNPQQGKLTVKADLVFEEYIGIDLSQKLVLMKESNKKRGKKPPSCPPPKEVCVIEDDAETISQAPTKEHPKSTKSKRVDGSMPSFNLLDDEFEEDEVAANIREDEVAAKAEEEECKIITHQTVFDHIREKAKNFPVLVASNGAHSASTEPLVLTRKRAREKQLEPHREFEVLEELEWNKIPRRPAVNPSSEPKEAEQNQHNMNNLPTPRSSATMNPMDDREAGLPLEPVDGTFKTSREETIFEHIRTKAKNFPVINKSKVVDSGYSTMKEHLSKSRLELSMDTTGTLKGTTESNKVLRDTAFVSDSGARKASIVSPRGLGDGAAKMLSFDISMLKNTKKSPEPGSAGKRKHELSPLVPQRQWCSLTSAGKPREADTFLGFESIFSFL